In Saccharicrinis fermentans DSM 9555 = JCM 21142, a genomic segment contains:
- a CDS encoding peroxiredoxin-like family protein: MKIMKIVSFCLLLTAVWACDNKKSNRSTTIKENSMEESNSMLQSEALEERKVNFGKKADQHIKKIYQDGLDAVRESGVLKLAKNIGDMAPNFTLKNAMGTEVSLQEYLKKGPVVLVWYRGGWCPYCNINLKFLQDELPNFKAQGANLVALTPELPDQSISTSEKLHLDFEVLSDVGNVVGQQYGVVFKLTQEVADIYNEKFGLNEHNGDDSNELPLAATYVIDTDGTIVYAFLDADYRKRAEPADITNFLKTMNK, encoded by the coding sequence ATGAAAATCATGAAAATTGTAAGCTTTTGTTTGTTATTAACGGCTGTATGGGCTTGTGATAATAAGAAGAGTAATCGATCAACCACCATAAAAGAGAATTCTATGGAAGAATCAAACAGTATGTTGCAAAGTGAGGCTTTAGAAGAGCGAAAAGTAAATTTTGGTAAAAAGGCCGATCAGCATATAAAAAAGATATACCAAGATGGTCTGGATGCCGTAAGAGAGAGTGGCGTGTTAAAATTGGCCAAAAACATTGGTGATATGGCACCAAATTTTACTTTAAAAAATGCAATGGGAACAGAAGTGTCCTTACAAGAGTATTTAAAAAAAGGTCCAGTTGTATTGGTTTGGTATCGAGGAGGTTGGTGTCCGTATTGTAATATTAATCTAAAATTTTTACAAGATGAACTACCTAATTTTAAAGCACAAGGTGCTAATTTGGTGGCTCTGACACCTGAATTACCGGATCAGTCTATTAGTACCAGTGAGAAACTTCATTTAGACTTTGAGGTTTTGAGTGATGTGGGAAATGTGGTGGGCCAACAATATGGAGTGGTGTTTAAACTAACCCAAGAAGTGGCAGATATTTACAATGAAAAATTTGGACTAAACGAACACAATGGAGACGACTCCAACGAGCTACCTTTAGCAGCGACTTATGTGATTGATACAGATGGTACCATTGTTTATGCCTTTTTAGACGCAGACTATAGAAAGAGAGCAGAGCCTGCTGATATAACAAATTTTTTAAAGACAATGAACAAATAA
- a CDS encoding Hsp20/alpha crystallin family protein, with the protein MTLTKLSNNWFPSVPSVFDRFFDGELMDWNRSNFSSTNSTLPAVNVKENDNDFLIDVAAPGLKKDDFKVNFDNGSLIISSEKKSEVEEKDGEKVTRREFNYQSFQRSFSVPENIVDPEKIRASYENGILHITLPKREEVKPKPAKQIEIQ; encoded by the coding sequence ATGACACTTACAAAATTATCAAACAACTGGTTTCCATCAGTTCCATCAGTCTTTGATCGGTTCTTTGATGGTGAGTTAATGGATTGGAACAGATCTAATTTCTCCAGCACAAATTCTACATTACCCGCAGTAAATGTAAAAGAAAACGACAATGATTTTTTAATTGACGTTGCTGCTCCGGGGTTAAAAAAAGATGATTTCAAAGTGAACTTCGACAACGGATCTTTGATTATATCATCTGAAAAGAAAAGTGAAGTTGAAGAAAAAGATGGCGAGAAAGTAACCAGACGTGAATTCAACTATCAATCATTCCAACGGTCCTTCAGTGTTCCTGAAAACATTGTTGATCCTGAAAAGATTAGGGCTAGCTATGAAAATGGCATTCTTCACATAACACTTCCTAAACGAGAAGAAGTAAAGCCAAAACCAGCGAAGCAAATTGAGATTCAGTAA
- a CDS encoding ATP-binding protein, whose amino-acid sequence MKKHEAVAFFNLINHLHEQTSVIITTNKSPQQWAEMLDDEVLATALLDVSTPPTPCFLPFQ is encoded by the coding sequence ATTAAGAAACATGAAGCAGTTGCATTTTTCAACCTGATAAATCATCTGCACGAACAAACGTCTGTAATAATCACAACAAACAAATCCCCTCAGCAATGGGCAGAAATGCTCGATGATGAAGTCTTGGCAACTGCTTTGTTAGATGTATCCACCCCACCAACCCCATGTTTCCTGCCATTCCAATGA
- a CDS encoding tetratricopeptide repeat protein has product MSNKEKEYATETSMENVEHALSKTEQFIEDNQKVLTIIMFAVIIVIGGYWGAKKLYFAPQEQQAQTEMFQAQNYFEKDSFNLALNGDGMNLGFLEIADDYGMTKPGNLAKYYAGVSYLHLGQFDDAIEYLSSFSCDDELLDATAKGALADAYLEKGNIDEAISNYKKATEVDNSIVAPAYLLKLGLIYEEQKEYNKAIEVYQRIKDDFKSSLEARSIDKYITRAQISASK; this is encoded by the coding sequence ATGTCGAATAAAGAAAAAGAATATGCTACTGAAACTAGCATGGAAAACGTTGAGCATGCTTTAAGTAAAACGGAACAATTTATAGAGGACAATCAAAAGGTTCTTACCATTATTATGTTTGCCGTTATTATTGTTATCGGTGGATATTGGGGCGCAAAAAAACTATATTTTGCACCACAAGAACAACAAGCTCAAACAGAAATGTTTCAAGCTCAAAACTACTTTGAAAAAGATAGTTTTAACCTAGCTTTAAATGGTGACGGAATGAATCTTGGTTTTTTGGAAATTGCCGATGACTATGGTATGACCAAGCCAGGAAACTTGGCTAAGTATTATGCCGGTGTATCCTATTTACATTTGGGTCAGTTTGATGACGCCATTGAATATTTAAGCAGCTTTTCATGCGACGACGAATTGCTAGATGCCACAGCCAAAGGAGCTCTTGCAGATGCTTACTTGGAGAAAGGGAATATTGATGAGGCTATTTCTAATTATAAAAAAGCCACAGAAGTTGACAATAGCATTGTAGCTCCTGCTTATCTTTTAAAGTTAGGATTGATTTACGAAGAGCAAAAAGAATACAATAAAGCAATAGAGGTTTATCAACGAATCAAGGACGATTTTAAATCATCTCTAGAAGCCCGAAGTATTGATAAGTATATTACTCGGGCTCAAATTTCAGCGAGCAAATAA
- a CDS encoding transposase gives MQFTNAHPFKVIFCRKADPESKGKVENVVKYVKHNYLKGRVFQDIDRLQKEVLQWLDRTGNAKIHGTTRRIPKQEWEKEKQYLLTYSGKPEKPFLNLPIYPVRKDNTVLYRSNYYSLPLGTYQDRGANVLLEEKEMKLFFYTIDNQLLATHELSLDTGRIIKNNDHAREKSKTLQKTYELVFESLRYIPQAEQYLAAIEKDKPRYFHDNLRVIQKNIESSSQEIINLALLYCYENQILNANRFAEVLNYFENEQALKNVKHNVCIETGNLNKQQNADMQPQKSDINEYESIMN, from the coding sequence ATGCAGTTTACAAATGCACATCCCTTTAAGGTAATATTTTGCAGAAAAGCTGACCCTGAAAGCAAAGGAAAAGTTGAAAATGTAGTAAAATACGTAAAACACAATTATCTGAAAGGAAGAGTATTCCAAGATATTGACAGGTTGCAAAAAGAAGTTTTACAATGGCTTGATCGCACTGGAAATGCGAAGATACATGGTACAACCAGGCGTATTCCAAAGCAAGAGTGGGAAAAAGAAAAGCAATACCTGCTGACTTATAGTGGAAAACCGGAAAAACCATTTTTAAACTTGCCGATATATCCTGTGAGAAAAGATAACACGGTACTTTATCGAAGTAATTACTACAGCTTGCCTTTGGGTACATATCAAGACAGGGGTGCCAATGTTTTACTGGAAGAAAAAGAAATGAAGCTTTTCTTTTATACGATTGATAACCAGTTGCTGGCCACACATGAGCTGTCTTTAGATACAGGTCGGATTATTAAAAATAATGACCATGCAAGGGAAAAGTCAAAGACTCTGCAAAAAACCTATGAGCTGGTTTTTGAAAGCTTAAGATATATTCCTCAAGCCGAACAATATTTGGCAGCAATAGAGAAAGATAAACCCCGGTATTTTCATGATAATCTCCGAGTTATACAAAAGAACATTGAAAGTTCATCTCAGGAAATAATCAACTTAGCCCTGCTTTACTGTTATGAAAATCAGATACTAAATGCCAATCGTTTCGCCGAAGTTCTGAATTATTTTGAAAATGAGCAAGCTCTAAAGAATGTAAAACACAATGTTTGTATAGAAACCGGCAATCTGAATAAGCAACAAAATGCTGATATGCAACCTCAGAAAAGTGATATCAATGAATATGAATCAATAATGAATTAG
- a CDS encoding DEAD/DEAH box helicase yields MKLKKLLPELVSGIINAGYDKTPKQIQTNAIPKIKSGVDVIMISPKDSGKTTALVIGTIQQLKRPFEEAPRAIIITSTKEKAFEIEEQIALLGKACKLRTFVAFDKGIIQYQKDEIYDGLDVLICTPKRLTELVNINGVPMTKISLIIMDDADTLITNRYHSIIYRIGDGVKKAQMIIAADKWHNKFDDLSERILKNPFLIQEEEM; encoded by the coding sequence ATGAAATTAAAAAAGTTACTACCCGAGCTGGTATCGGGAATAATAAATGCAGGCTACGACAAAACGCCCAAACAAATTCAAACAAACGCCATCCCTAAAATAAAATCCGGCGTTGACGTAATCATGATTTCGCCCAAAGACTCGGGCAAAACAACAGCTCTTGTTATTGGAACCATCCAACAATTAAAACGACCTTTTGAAGAAGCTCCACGCGCCATCATCATCACCTCAACCAAAGAAAAAGCTTTTGAAATAGAGGAACAGATAGCACTCCTTGGTAAGGCATGTAAACTAAGAACTTTTGTTGCTTTTGACAAAGGTATCATCCAATATCAAAAAGATGAAATTTATGATGGGTTGGATGTGCTAATTTGTACACCCAAACGCCTCACGGAGTTGGTTAATATAAATGGTGTTCCCATGACCAAAATAAGTCTGATTATAATGGACGATGCCGACACCCTTATTACCAACCGGTACCACTCTATTATATATCGCATTGGTGATGGCGTTAAAAAGGCACAAATGATTATTGCTGCTGACAAATGGCACAACAAATTTGACGATTTATCTGAAAGGATATTAAAAAATCCTTTTCTTATCCAAGAGGAAGAAATGTAA
- a CDS encoding ATP-binding protein: MKLLDQIKNYADILRLTRMKNEPEAVLHQAQIDKPSYQEFALQLLQREVQHRKKTDLDRRMKLARLPKDHNLDKYDFNMANGMTVPQLKQLRELLCMEQNYNLILMGPSGTGKTYVAAGLINDAVKSGHKAYFITMEELITVLKMKEMISGALKHL, translated from the coding sequence ATGAAGCTATTAGATCAAATTAAAAACTATGCCGATATTTTACGGCTAACAAGGATGAAAAACGAACCAGAAGCAGTGCTTCATCAGGCACAGATAGATAAACCATCTTATCAGGAATTTGCATTACAGCTCTTGCAAAGAGAGGTGCAGCACAGAAAGAAAACAGATCTTGACAGGAGAATGAAATTAGCCCGATTACCCAAAGATCACAACCTGGACAAGTATGACTTTAACATGGCAAATGGTATGACTGTGCCTCAACTGAAACAATTACGGGAATTATTATGCATGGAACAAAATTATAACCTGATACTAATGGGCCCCTCAGGAACAGGAAAAACGTATGTGGCGGCAGGACTGATTAACGATGCTGTAAAATCTGGTCATAAAGCTTACTTTATCACAATGGAGGAACTAATAACGGTGTTAAAAATGAAAGAAATGATATCTGGTGCGCTTAAACACTTATAA
- the recF gene encoding DNA replication/repair protein RecF (All proteins in this family for which functions are known are DNA-binding proteins that assist the filamentation of RecA onto DNA for the initiation of recombination or recombinational repair.), with translation MYLKQLHLINFKNIELAQLQLNKGINCFIGPNGAGKTNLLDAIYYMSFCKSFFNPVDSQNIQHKHDFFVIQGKYDVNNEEEHIYCGLKKGQKKQFKRNKKEYDKLSNHIGLLPLVMISPQDERLIVEGSEQRRKYIDSVISQYDKTYLEHLINYNKVISQRNIYLKKLKNLNAQAHEMLDIWDFQIIELGRKISHSRMQFLEELKPVFLEMYNFIAAQKEVVEFDYKSNLNQPDFEGSLKESREKDMILGYTTKGVHKDDVEFQIGGYPIKKMGSQGQKKTFLIALKLGQFKFLSEHKKRKPLLLLDDIFDKLDNERGDRLIELVGSDFFSQIFITDTQLNRIEPVLNKIQKESSIFMVDNGKFNN, from the coding sequence ATGTATTTAAAACAATTACATCTGATTAATTTCAAAAATATTGAGCTTGCACAATTGCAATTGAACAAGGGCATTAATTGTTTTATAGGCCCCAATGGAGCCGGAAAAACCAATTTGTTAGATGCGATTTATTACATGTCGTTTTGTAAAAGTTTTTTTAATCCTGTGGATAGTCAGAATATTCAACATAAGCACGATTTTTTTGTGATCCAAGGAAAATACGATGTAAACAATGAAGAAGAACATATTTATTGTGGGCTTAAAAAAGGACAGAAAAAACAATTTAAGCGCAATAAAAAAGAGTATGATAAACTATCAAATCACATAGGACTACTTCCTTTGGTGATGATTTCACCTCAGGACGAACGTTTAATTGTAGAAGGGAGCGAACAGCGAAGAAAATATATTGATAGTGTTATTTCTCAATATGACAAAACTTACCTGGAGCATCTGATTAATTATAACAAGGTTATATCTCAGCGTAATATATATTTAAAAAAATTAAAAAACTTAAATGCCCAAGCACATGAGATGTTGGACATATGGGACTTTCAAATCATTGAACTGGGAAGAAAAATTTCGCATTCGCGAATGCAATTTCTTGAAGAGTTAAAACCTGTTTTTTTGGAGATGTATAATTTTATAGCTGCCCAAAAAGAAGTGGTTGAATTTGATTACAAGTCGAATCTTAATCAGCCAGACTTTGAGGGTAGCCTAAAGGAGAGTAGAGAGAAGGATATGATATTAGGTTATACGACCAAAGGTGTACATAAGGATGATGTTGAATTTCAAATAGGAGGGTATCCCATAAAAAAAATGGGTTCGCAAGGACAAAAAAAGACCTTTTTAATCGCCTTAAAACTGGGGCAATTCAAATTCTTATCGGAACATAAAAAGCGAAAGCCGCTTTTGTTGCTCGATGATATTTTTGATAAATTGGATAATGAACGTGGAGATCGCTTGATTGAATTAGTGGGGAGCGATTTTTTTAGTCAAATATTCATTACCGATACCCAGTTAAATAGAATCGAGCCGGTGTTGAATAAAATTCAGAAAGAAAGCAGTATTTTTATGGTAGATAATGGTAAGTTTAACAATTAA
- a CDS encoding DUF721 domain-containing protein — translation MERKDAQHIKSIIKEYLSQNRDLDHKMLENRVVRSWEKVIGKTVARATTNIYVYQGTLYLSINSSVMRNELLMLKDKIMQALNEEVGHQIVTAIVIR, via the coding sequence ATGGAAAGGAAAGATGCACAGCATATTAAATCAATCATTAAAGAATACCTCAGTCAGAATAGAGATTTGGATCATAAAATGCTCGAAAATCGTGTTGTTAGATCCTGGGAAAAAGTAATAGGAAAAACAGTGGCTCGGGCAACAACCAATATTTATGTGTATCAGGGTACACTTTATTTAAGTATTAATTCCAGTGTCATGCGAAATGAGTTGTTGATGCTTAAAGATAAAATTATGCAAGCCCTTAACGAAGAGGTGGGACATCAAATCGTTACTGCCATCGTAATTCGTTGA
- the ribH gene encoding 6,7-dimethyl-8-ribityllumazine synthase, with product MATSLKNLSDYDKSKMPSAAKMKFGIVVAEWNKEITEALYQGAYDTLIENGAHPDNIIKKYVPGSFELTKGAKYMADYTDVDAVICLGCVIQGDTPHFDFVCDGVRQGITQLNLSYPIPFIFGLITTLNLQQAKDRAGGKHGNKGDEGAITAIKMVDMGWSLKK from the coding sequence ATGGCAACAAGTTTAAAAAATCTGTCGGATTACGATAAAAGCAAAATGCCTTCTGCAGCCAAAATGAAATTTGGCATTGTGGTAGCCGAATGGAACAAGGAAATTACCGAAGCTTTATACCAAGGTGCATACGATACTTTGATTGAAAATGGAGCACATCCCGATAATATTATAAAAAAATATGTCCCCGGCAGCTTTGAACTAACCAAAGGAGCCAAGTATATGGCCGATTATACCGACGTCGATGCAGTTATTTGCTTAGGTTGTGTTATACAGGGAGACACCCCTCATTTTGATTTTGTGTGTGATGGCGTAAGACAAGGTATCACCCAACTAAATTTAAGTTATCCAATCCCATTTATTTTTGGACTAATTACCACACTTAACTTACAGCAAGCCAAAGACAGAGCGGGTGGCAAGCATGGAAATAAAGGAGATGAGGGTGCAATTACTGCCATAAAAATGGTAGATATGGGTTGGAGTTTAAAAAAATAA
- a CDS encoding mechanosensitive ion channel family protein, with translation MKSFLEFSLINIGDTHLKVYTIFIIISIFFITKLLLTIIKNALGQKRLFSRLDEGTAYAIFKIIKYIVWLIAIGFFLESIGVKITLLIAGSAALLVGVGLGLQQTFNDIISGIILLSERSIKLGDILEIDGDVIKVQVIGLRTSKGLNRDEITVIIPNSLITTNKVINWSHQSKKTRFRINIGVSYESDIEQVIQVLESSIHEHSAINNKNLIEARLVDFGSSSINFQVLFFTENIFEIERIKSDIRRIIHAKLKKNNITIPFPQMDIHIDKQDKEFKHTKIINA, from the coding sequence ATGAAATCGTTTTTAGAATTTAGCCTCATTAACATTGGTGATACTCATTTAAAAGTATATACCATATTTATTATAATTTCCATCTTTTTTATTACCAAACTACTATTGACCATCATTAAAAATGCTTTGGGTCAAAAACGTTTATTTAGTCGACTCGACGAAGGAACAGCATATGCTATTTTCAAGATCATTAAATATATTGTTTGGTTAATTGCTATTGGTTTCTTTTTAGAATCCATCGGTGTAAAAATCACCTTACTAATAGCTGGATCAGCTGCACTTCTGGTAGGTGTAGGTCTAGGGTTACAACAGACCTTTAATGACATTATCTCTGGCATTATACTACTTTCTGAACGATCCATAAAATTAGGAGACATTCTTGAGATAGATGGTGATGTAATAAAAGTTCAAGTAATTGGTTTAAGGACATCAAAAGGCTTAAACCGCGATGAGATAACTGTCATTATACCTAACTCTCTAATTACAACCAATAAGGTAATTAACTGGAGTCACCAGTCAAAGAAAACACGCTTTAGAATAAATATTGGTGTTAGTTACGAGAGTGATATTGAACAAGTCATTCAAGTTCTGGAATCAAGTATCCACGAGCATTCTGCCATCAACAACAAAAACCTGATTGAAGCACGACTCGTAGACTTTGGTTCTTCCTCTATAAACTTTCAGGTACTTTTTTTCACTGAAAACATATTTGAAATAGAACGGATAAAGAGTGATATCAGACGTATTATTCATGCCAAGCTTAAGAAAAATAATATCACAATACCATTCCCTCAAATGGATATTCATATTGACAAGCAGGACAAAGAATTCAAACATACGAAAATCATAAACGCATGA
- a CDS encoding Hsp20/alpha crystallin family protein has protein sequence MKTIIYNNTLAWYKPFEYKLLNPIIQCKNELSEDIYQTPIAYTFNYSVPGFRKKDLKMKVQDDLLTIEGSYKNRRLRWWSKESEIREKHFVKNIRLYRDMDSNKIQAQFKDGILSIHIPKKEEYVSYREIPISGQSTVVEMVDNEKSKVNKLLKKIKHKLSSYVVKYTK, from the coding sequence ATGAAAACAATAATATATAACAACACATTGGCATGGTATAAACCATTTGAATATAAGCTATTGAATCCCATTATTCAATGTAAGAATGAACTAAGTGAAGATATCTATCAAACACCTATAGCTTATACTTTTAATTATTCTGTCCCTGGATTTAGAAAGAAAGATTTAAAAATGAAAGTCCAAGATGACCTTCTTACCATTGAGGGATCATATAAAAACAGAAGGTTACGATGGTGGAGCAAAGAAAGTGAAATAAGAGAAAAACACTTTGTAAAAAACATTCGACTATACAGGGATATGGACAGCAATAAAATACAAGCCCAATTTAAAGATGGTATTTTAAGCATTCATATTCCTAAAAAAGAAGAATATGTAAGTTATCGCGAAATTCCTATTAGCGGCCAATCAACTGTAGTTGAGATGGTGGACAACGAAAAAAGCAAAGTCAACAAACTATTAAAAAAAATAAAACATAAATTAAGTAGTTATGTTGTTAAATATACAAAGTAA
- a CDS encoding DDE-type integrase/transposase/recombinase → MWYKVKEFSSQGLNQSQIKLELGIDRGTVRKYLSMSEAQFLAWISTPRRMPKKLNEYYNFVKELLERGPYLSAAQIEDRLKEHYSDLPNVSSKTVYNFVQTVRKEQNIPKHKEKLPRQYEKLPETEYGEEAQVDFGSYRMLSSGSGRIKIYFFTMVLSRSRQKFVYCQRIPFTTETANYAHELAFEYFEGIPRRIIYDQDRVFVKR, encoded by the coding sequence ATGTGGTACAAAGTTAAAGAATTTTCATCACAAGGACTAAACCAAAGTCAAATCAAATTAGAGTTAGGTATCGACAGGGGAACTGTACGTAAATACCTTTCCATGAGCGAAGCACAATTTCTAGCATGGATTAGTACTCCACGGCGAATGCCAAAAAAACTAAATGAGTATTATAATTTTGTCAAAGAATTACTGGAGAGAGGCCCCTATTTATCAGCAGCTCAGATTGAAGATAGATTAAAAGAACATTATTCTGATCTGCCGAATGTAAGTAGTAAAACAGTCTATAATTTTGTTCAAACAGTAAGAAAGGAACAAAATATACCCAAACATAAAGAGAAACTTCCACGCCAATACGAGAAGCTTCCCGAAACAGAATATGGAGAAGAGGCACAAGTAGATTTTGGATCATACCGAATGCTTAGTAGTGGAAGTGGCAGAATTAAGATTTACTTTTTTACAATGGTACTTTCCCGTTCCCGACAAAAGTTTGTTTACTGTCAACGAATACCATTTACTACAGAGACAGCAAATTATGCACATGAACTGGCATTCGAATATTTTGAGGGAATCCCCCGTCGAATAATCTACGATCAGGATCGTGTTTTTGTAAAAAGATGA
- a CDS encoding zinc-binding metallopeptidase family protein, translating into MSVYNILRPFTENTASPKLPLHSRLRTFIRSRNDQAETLLAKLVNINTYVRNVSGIHQAIHFVKSELSPMGFTQEVFPNLEVGNVVYFSNTYDEEVDWLLILSVDDQQKLENQEFFYATEHKLYGTGIWENKGGIVTTILALQALKFSRQLKKIKMAIMLIPDTSIGGKFSKQILNTKAAKAKHIIALHGGNDEGSVITSRSGSANYTYDIKLMDHTAENVAKVSAHFYKTLASIVDISKNNPEVVLAPYHTSFNSNIFKGFANGSSKISVRFNHKEEYEAMDKKIHKLVGNTKKNLRLYNSQIQGGVSRLPMPESEESKRIFNILKQLSKLSDVNIQKEHRWSSSDICNVTKSCAKIDGLGPTGWL; encoded by the coding sequence TTGAGCGTTTACAACATTTTACGCCCCTTTACCGAAAATACAGCATCTCCTAAACTCCCTTTACACAGTCGTCTCCGCACTTTTATTAGAAGTAGAAATGATCAGGCAGAAACATTGTTAGCAAAACTGGTTAACATCAATACATATGTTCGCAATGTTAGTGGCATTCACCAAGCAATTCACTTTGTCAAGTCTGAATTATCACCTATGGGTTTTACCCAAGAAGTATTTCCAAATCTGGAGGTTGGTAATGTGGTATATTTCTCCAATACCTATGATGAAGAGGTCGACTGGCTTTTAATATTGTCGGTGGACGATCAGCAAAAGTTAGAAAACCAGGAGTTTTTTTATGCAACAGAGCACAAATTATACGGTACCGGAATATGGGAAAACAAAGGGGGCATAGTAACTACCATACTTGCCTTGCAGGCATTAAAGTTCAGCCGTCAGTTAAAAAAAATAAAAATGGCAATAATGCTTATTCCTGACACTAGCATTGGAGGCAAATTCTCAAAGCAAATATTAAATACAAAAGCTGCAAAAGCCAAACATATTATTGCCTTACATGGAGGAAACGACGAAGGTAGTGTTATTACCAGTCGCTCAGGAAGTGCCAATTACACCTACGACATAAAATTAATGGATCACACAGCTGAAAATGTGGCCAAAGTATCTGCTCATTTTTATAAAACATTGGCCTCTATTGTTGATATCTCAAAAAATAACCCCGAAGTAGTGCTGGCTCCTTATCATACAAGTTTTAATTCAAATATATTCAAAGGTTTTGCCAATGGCTCTTCTAAAATAAGTGTTCGTTTTAACCATAAAGAAGAATATGAGGCCATGGACAAAAAAATTCATAAATTGGTTGGCAATACCAAAAAGAATTTAAGATTGTATAATAGCCAGATACAAGGAGGTGTATCAAGACTTCCCATGCCCGAATCGGAAGAAAGTAAGCGTATTTTTAATATACTGAAACAGTTATCGAAACTTAGTGATGTTAATATTCAAAAAGAACACAGGTGGAGCTCTTCTGATATTTGTAATGTGACTAAAAGTTGTGCTAAAATTGATGGGCTTGGTCCTACAGGGTGGTTATGA
- a CDS encoding mechanosensitive ion channel family protein, which produces MNQLGAPPVNKIITSGKIVWSLIIILIGFILLKIIDILLNKIGRKSAQYRILTKRIIPIVKIIGWAVVVYIIVQGVIRPPLATVIAFFTSVGVAIGFAAQDLLKNIFGGLMILFDRPFQIGDKIEAGEEYGEVVKIGLRSTRIVTADDSVVTIPNAEMMNHSISNSNNGETNCQVVAEFYLPLDIDTQKVRQIAVESAMVSKYIYLNKPVTVLFFNEMKDKRSIIKMRLKAYVSDLQNEFIFKSDMTEITLRELVKEKVIREDYL; this is translated from the coding sequence ATGAATCAGTTGGGCGCACCACCTGTCAATAAAATTATTACTTCCGGAAAAATTGTGTGGTCTTTGATTATTATTCTCATAGGCTTTATTCTGTTAAAAATCATTGATATACTGCTGAATAAGATAGGCAGAAAAAGTGCCCAATATCGTATCTTAACAAAAAGAATTATTCCCATTGTGAAAATTATAGGTTGGGCAGTAGTCGTTTATATTATTGTTCAAGGTGTCATCAGACCGCCTTTGGCAACCGTTATAGCGTTTTTTACTTCAGTGGGCGTTGCTATTGGTTTTGCAGCTCAGGATTTGCTGAAGAATATATTTGGTGGTTTGATGATTCTGTTTGACCGCCCTTTTCAAATTGGAGATAAAATAGAGGCAGGGGAGGAGTACGGAGAAGTGGTTAAAATAGGATTGCGCTCAACACGTATTGTAACCGCTGATGATTCTGTGGTCACCATTCCTAATGCAGAGATGATGAATCATTCTATTTCCAATTCCAATAATGGAGAAACAAATTGTCAGGTGGTGGCCGAGTTTTATTTACCTTTGGATATTGATACGCAAAAGGTACGTCAAATTGCAGTGGAGTCAGCCATGGTGTCTAAATATATTTATTTAAATAAACCAGTTACCGTTTTGTTTTTTAATGAGATGAAAGATAAACGTAGTATCATTAAAATGAGGCTAAAGGCCTATGTTTCCGATTTACAAAATGAGTTTATTTTCAAAAGTGATATGACGGAGATAACCTTGAGGGAATTGGTTAAAGAAAAAGTTATTCGTGAGGACTATTTGTAA